The Sporosarcina sp. Marseille-Q4943 genome includes the window CAAATGGCAGCCATCAATTCTTCAAAAAGCGCCTCATCAGTTGGCGGCAAAATCAGGGACATCATCGTCCAAATCACTGGCGATAATCACTATGCTGATGAAATGGATGCCGAAAAGGTCGGTCAGATAGCCTTGGAATACATCAGAAGAAAGCTAGAAGAGGAGATTTTCACGGGAGGAGATGGCGTTTACGATGTATGAGTTCTGGCTTAGCTATAACAACAACGCGGAAATGCTTCAACTCCCGGTGAATCCACCGGAGCTGGATGTCGGCAATGGTACCGCAAACGAGCGTATCAGTGTTCAAAACCTTGGTGAAGCATTAATTCTTCAAGACCCGGTGCTGAAAACTTTCAATTTCAGTAGCTTCTTCCCGAAACATGCAGGTCCCTATTTGGGCATCCCTTGGGATGAATTGAAGGATCCGTGGGAATACATTGAAACCATCGAACGGTGGAAGAATTCCGGTAACCCAGTTCGCTTTATCGTCACTGAAACGCCTGTCAACTTTGCTGTATCGATCGAGCTCTTCGATTACAACGAAAAGGGTGGTGACGTCGGCACACAGTATTATGATTTGAACCTGCTCGAGTACAAATTCGTCAAGGCGCGGCAGATTCAAACGAAAACGGACAGTGCCGGAAATAAGACGGTTTCGCTCAGCGATAAAGGTAAACGGCCATCCATCCAAGAGAAGCCGAAAACCTATACGATCAAGTCGGGTGACAACCTCTTCCAGATTGGGAAAAGGTATAAGGTGGACTGGAAGGAGATTGCTCGGAAGAACAATATCAAGGCGCCTTACACCATTTATCCGAATCAGGTGTTGAAGCTATGACCAATGAAATTCTGCTCATTCAAGGCAACACCACAATTGACATCTCGAATTTGGTGGAGGATCACACGTGGTACGGTTCAAAAGGCGCTGCACCCCGGTCGCTGGAATTGCATATGGTGTATACCGATCGGGGAGGACATTCCAAGGTGGAGTCTGCGGACGGGCAGGGGATACTGTTCCGAGAAAATGGCAAAGAGCTGTTCCGCGGTACGATTTCCCGCCATATTTACAGCAGAGGAAAAAAGACATTGATTGTCCACGATCGGCTACTCTATACAGCAAAGAATCGGGACACCTATCTGTTTGTCGGAAAGACGGCCGATCAGATTGCAAAGAAGGTCTTTTCGGATTTCGGCATACCAATCGGCAACATCGTTTCTACGGGGTACGTGATTCCCTATCTTTTGTTTGACGGCGACACGATTTACGACATCGTCATGAAGGCACTTCAAATCACTTACGAGAATACTGGCCAACGCTTCGCCATGTTTTCGGAAGGTGACAATGTCCATATTGTCCGAAAGAAAGACCAATTGAAACAGTGGGTTGTGGAGGACGGTGTGAATCTTGTCGAATACACCTACGAAACATCGATTGAGGACACCGTCACCAAGGTGAAGTTGATTGCGGAGTTTGATAAGAAAACGATTACTGCAGTGGCGGAAGACAAGTCGCTTCAAAGCCAATTTGGGACCATGCAGCACTTTGAAAAGGCTGGCGAGAAGACGACGCAGGGTGAATTGAATGCCAAGGCAAAAGCCATTTTGCAGGAGCGTGGAAAGGTCAAAAAGAGTTTGATGTTGACCAATATACCAGGGATATCGGAAGTTGTGACGGGTGTAGCAATCTATGTCCTGATCAGCGAGTTGAACGTTGCTCGTCCGTACTACGTGGACGAGGATACGCATGTATTCAGAGGGAGGAATCATACGATGACTCTCAAGCTGACTGAAACAGATGAACTGCCTGAAATAACAGCGGGAACAACTGAAAGACCGAAGCCAAAGCCTAAACCCAAGCCGAAGAAGAAGAAAGAACCAAAGAAAACTGCAGGTGAAAAGAAATGAAATCACTCATCCAAACGATAGCCAAACAACAATCCGATACACAGAAACCGGTTGAGTACATGGAGGCGGAGGTCATCCAAGCTCCTCCCGACTTGAAAATCAGGCTGAAAGGCAATGACAAGCTTATCATTCCGAAAGAATTGATCGTGTTGTCGGAATATGTGACCAACCATAGACGGCAAATCAAACTGACAGGAAAACTTGATTTCAGCGGGGGAACGGCTGGGGGAAATACTCGTACAGAAAATATTGTAAGTGTCTCTTTGGATAAAGGGGACGCTTTTTTTGATGGGGAAATTGAATTTATGAACGAGCTGCAGGAAGGTGAAATCATTATCGTTTCCAGACTGCAGGGCGGCCAGAAGTTCATCATTCTAGATAGACAAAGAACGTATTAAGGGGGCGGATTGAATGGCATTAACACCGGACGTCAGTTTCCCCACTATCTTTACACGCGAACCACTTCCGTCCAAGACTTATAGGTTGGACATCGAAACGGGAGTCGTCTCGAAGGTAATCGATGGGGAGGAAGCGATTCGACAATTCATTACAAAAGCGATATTGACTGTTCGCTACGCTTTCACCATCTATTCGGATGACTATGGCTGTGAAATTCGGAGTCTGCTAGGCAAAGGGCTGTCAGATCACTTCGTACGCTCGGAAATCAAACGCATGATCATCGATGCATTAATTTACGACGACCGCATTGAACGGGTGTATGACTTCTCGTTCCTGCTGACAGACGATGAACTGTATATCAATTTCTCGGTCGATACCGTGGAAGGCACGTTTGCGATAAAGGAAGTGATATAACCGATGGAATTATCATTACTCCAAACCGAAGAAGAAATTTTGGAATCAATGCTGGATGAAGTGGATCCTTCTCTTGATAAAAGGGAAGGGTCCATTATTTATGACGCCTTGGCGCCTACAGCATTCGAGTTATGGCGGCAGAAGACATTGTTCTATGAAATGCTCTTGCAGGCGTTTGCGCATCGTGCAGAGGGCATTTTCCTTGATTATATTGCTACAGACCATAACCTTAGCCGTTATCAGGCGGCATCGTCGAAAGTGCGGCTGGAAATCACGGCGAATGAAGGTGTTGTCATCCCGCTGGGGACGAAAATAGGCAGTGAAGAGAATGATTTCATCTTCACGACCGATGAAGAGATCGTCATAGATTCATCCGGCATCGGCTACGTGATTGCGTCATGTAATGCGACTGGAACTATTACCAATGTCGAACCGAATACCGTGACCTTGCTATTCGATCCAATCCAGTACGTACGTAAAATCACAAACCCTGACTATGCGTACGGCGGTGGCGATGAAGAGCCGGACAATTCACTTCGGGAGCGGATTCTCTACCAAAAGCGGAATCCGGAGCACGGCGGCCATGAGTTCGACTATGTGCGGTGGGCGTTGTCTGTGACAGGCGTAACATACGCCAAGTGTCTGGATAAGCCAAGGGGAATCGGTACCGTCGATTTAATCATTGGAGCCAATAAGACGATGCTCGACGAGGTGCTCGAGGATGTCATTGAGTATGTCGACACCAAAAAGCCATGGGGAGTGGATTTGGTCTACAGGAAGGTGATGGAGCACATCATTCCAATCACAGTCCGCGTCGAAGGGATAGACGAAAAAACGGCGAGGGCTGCTGTTCTGGAATACGCGAACGCGATTGGCGTCGGAGGTATTGTGAAGCCAGCTCTTATTAACCATTTCTTGATAAACGCAGGCGCAACAGATGTGGAGGTCATATTGCCGATTCGGAACTTACAGCTGGAAAGTGGCAGCATCATTGAAGCGGTGGTGACGATCGAATGATCAAATGGTTTGAATATATTCCTGACTATTACAAGCTGTCGCCGCAGATGAAGGCGATTTACGAAGCTCTTAAGGATCAAATCCCTGATGCGGAAGATGAATTGTGGAAAGCGTTCTTTCTCCACTTGAATTCACCTCACTCTAGGGGTCTATGGATGAAAGAGCTGGACGTGAAGAACGAAGCTGAACTGCAGGCGAAACTGCAAGCGCGCGGGATGCTTAACAAAGAACAGACAGACGAGCAAAACTATCTGATAAAAGAGTTTTGGAGAGAGATGCCGGAAGATGGTCTGATGCCTTCAGAATTCGGCGTCATGGCGGATGGCCATGAGTATTCGCCATTAACTTCACTCATTTACACAACGCCGGAAACGATTGAAAATGCACGGCATCTAGTCAAAATGATGGGGATGGCCGGCTTTCAATATTTTTATGCTGTGACCACGAAGCACTTTGCAAAGGCAGCTAAACCAGAGAAACCTCAAGGTACTCGGGCGATATATTTGAATGGGTTAAGACCGTATGCCCTGGATGATTTCATAAGCGGTGCGAAATTAGCGACAGTCAATCCGATTAACCACTACTCTTTTATGGAAGCGGACGCGCAAAGGAAAACGACCTTCTCGCCCTCCATCCTTTTCACGGACGAAACAGTCTTTTTCACGGATGTTTATGCTTACAAGGAAATTTCAGAAGTTGCGCTGCATTACACCGAAAACGTTATTGTGCAGCCTGGTGATGCATCTGGCCAAAATCAAGTGAACATGGAACATAAGGTGACGGTGGAACCGGGCTCTGTGCAACAGGTGCAAGAGATCCTGTTTTCCCCTGAGCAAGTATATACCGAGAAAAAGGCAAGGTGGTCCGATTCCTTGTTGTTTACGGATACGGATATCACCTTTTTACATGATACGACACGTACGCAAGTGTCCTTGATAAAAATTATGCAATAAGGAGGAAGTTGAATGTCATCTGAAACAAAGTCCATTACTAGTGACGTGATCAGTTTTAAAACCTATAAAGCTAAAAAAATTGTAGATGATAAACCCAATGTATGGGTGGCTGTCGGAAAAATGACTCCATGGACAGAGGCAAATCCTGAAACTGTTCCTGATGTGTCTATGAATGATACGGTGCAGGAAATCGTAGGGATGAAACGTGCTGACCTAGTTCATTATGTTGTGCCGGATGAAAACGGGACGGTCGAGCAATACGGGCAGAACTGGCGAATCATCGATGAAGCGGAGGCCATCGAAAAGAATTGCAAATGGGTATACGTGCAAGCGTGGCTAAGCTACGACAATTTCCCTGTCGTCACCTACCGACAGACAGGTGTTTATATCCTGAGCGAAATGGTACCAGGCACTCCAGTTAATAAGCAAATCGTATTGCCTAACGAAATTGTGAACAATGGTTTTTGTTGTGTCGTCAATAATCGAAATCCGATGCCACGCCATTCGACACAGAAGGAATCAGTTGAATTCATTATCGAATTGTAAAGGAGGGAAACGTTTTGACGAAAAAGTACAACCGGTTTGATCCTGCCGACAATTGGTTATCCGTCGATTTTGTAGGCGGTCGGAGAATCCAATTCGCCGAGCTCGAGGAGATGCAGTCGATTGCATTGCATCGGGATAAACAGCTTGGAGATGCACTCTTCGGGTCCGGCCATATCGTCGAAGGCGGGCAGCTGCTAATCAACAAATCGAAGAAAGAGGCGACCGTTTCCCCGACCAGGCTATATATTGACGGCTTGATTCATGACCTGCCGGAAACCATTATGTCGATCAATGCAGATGGCCTCGAAACGATCGGCTTCAAAATAGAATACAAGACGATAACGTATGAAGATGATATTCGTTTGCTCGATCCGGCTATCGGCTTTGCAAACTTCGGGAATCCGGGTGCTGATAGAACGGTCTTCCGTGCAATGTGGGTTGCGAACGATCCGACTGCAGTTCCAATGTTCCAACTAGACAATGGCGACGTAATGAATGCCAAAGTGCCTCCGGAGTATGAGGGGATTACTCCTATTCTTGCAAGGCGTACACATGACGCCAGCGGTTCTTTCTTAGTATCCGGCATGAGCGGTTACATCGAGTCTAAGGACGAAAACTACGTCATGCTGGCAGTGGATGCAGGCAAGGCATATGTGCAAGGTTTCGAGATTCTAAAGCCTGTGCCGGTCCGTGTCGATATTCCGAAATCGAAAGAGTTTTTACAGGTTCTAAACGAAACCAAAACCTACCGATCAGAGTTTGCAAAGTATGCGCTGAACTCAAAGCCCGTCAAAAGGATTAATTCGATCACTGCGACAGTCCAGGTCACGAAGAACGTCACACGCGGGAATACAGCGGGGACGAGCGATCTGTTACCGAATACACCTGTGGTCGACATCGTGGAAGTGAGCGCAGGCCCTACGAAGTATGTGAAGGGCGTGGACTACCAACAGACGGGCAATACGGTCGATTGGTCTCTGAGCGGTGCAGAACCGGCAGGCGGCACGTCCTATTCGGTGACCTTCAGATACACAAAAACAATGGTGGCTGGCGTTGACTATAAGCAGAACAGCAATGACGTCGAGTTTCTTGGCGGAGATAGACCCGTGGAGCAAACTACATTCCAGACGACTTATGAATTCTATCTAGCTAGGAAAGATGTTTACTACTTAACCGAAAACGGCGACATAAAAGTTCTGCATGGGCAGCCAAGCATTTTCCCTTCAAAGCCATTAATCCCGCTAAATGTCCTTGAACTTGGCGAATTGTACGTTCCGCCCAATTCAGACCGGGTAGAAGTCACGAATTACAAGCCGAAACGGTTAACGATGCTGGATCTACGTTCTTTATTGGACCGTTTGGAACGCGCTGAATACAATCAGGCATTGAATGAATTGGATACACAAGCGCAAATTTCCGACCCGTTGCTCGTGAAGAAAGGAATCTTCACGGACAACTTCACAAATTTTGAGCGGACGGATGTCTTTCATCCGGATTTCGATGCTTCGATCGATCCTGAACGAAAAGAGCTAACACTTCCAGTTGACCAAACATTCGTCGATTTGGTTTTCGACAAATCGAAATCGACCGTCAGATTCCATGATCGCTTGGTAACGATGGATTATACGGAAGAATTGTTGGAGCAGCAGCTGTACGCAACAGAAACAATGAACGTCAACCCTTATATGGTTTTTGGCAACGTCGGAACAATCCGCTTGAATCCGTCAACTGACATTTGGGTGGAGGAATCTACGGTTACCCGGACGGTTACGGAATGGTGGAATAACTGGTGGACGGACAGCAGAACGGAAACGAAGGTCATTTTGGATCAGGATGTGCAGTTCCTACGTCAAAGAACCGTCGAAGTAACAGGTGAAGGGTTTGAACCGCTTGCCGACAATATCAAAGCTACATTTGACGGTATTCGAGTCAATTTAACACCGATCAGCGGCACGGAAGCTGGCACTCAGGCAGGCACGATAAAAGCTGACGGTTCAGGGAAGTTCAAATGTCGCTTTACCGTTCCGCCGAATGTGCGCACCGGAACGCGAGAAGTGAGGTTCTACAATGAGATTTAGAGGGGTGAGAGCATGGCTATACTAAACGATTCGGTCGCCAGCTACACGGGACACGGGAACAGGAAAATCATTCAACAAACCTTCTTCCAGACAATCCCTTGGCCGCGCAGTATCGACCCACTGGCACAGACCTTTTTGCTGGCAGAAGATAAATATATTACGAGCATCGACTTG containing:
- a CDS encoding baseplate J/gp47 family protein; the protein is MELSLLQTEEEILESMLDEVDPSLDKREGSIIYDALAPTAFELWRQKTLFYEMLLQAFAHRAEGIFLDYIATDHNLSRYQAASSKVRLEITANEGVVIPLGTKIGSEENDFIFTTDEEIVIDSSGIGYVIASCNATGTITNVEPNTVTLLFDPIQYVRKITNPDYAYGGGDEEPDNSLRERILYQKRNPEHGGHEFDYVRWALSVTGVTYAKCLDKPRGIGTVDLIIGANKTMLDEVLEDVIEYVDTKKPWGVDLVYRKVMEHIIPITVRVEGIDEKTARAAVLEYANAIGVGGIVKPALINHFLINAGATDVEVILPIRNLQLESGSIIEAVVTIE
- a CDS encoding LysM peptidoglycan-binding domain-containing protein; this translates as MYEFWLSYNNNAEMLQLPVNPPELDVGNGTANERISVQNLGEALILQDPVLKTFNFSSFFPKHAGPYLGIPWDELKDPWEYIETIERWKNSGNPVRFIVTETPVNFAVSIELFDYNEKGGDVGTQYYDLNLLEYKFVKARQIQTKTDSAGNKTVSLSDKGKRPSIQEKPKTYTIKSGDNLFQIGKRYKVDWKEIARKNNIKAPYTIYPNQVLKL
- a CDS encoding DUF2634 domain-containing protein, whose translation is MALTPDVSFPTIFTREPLPSKTYRLDIETGVVSKVIDGEEAIRQFITKAILTVRYAFTIYSDDYGCEIRSLLGKGLSDHFVRSEIKRMIIDALIYDDRIERVYDFSFLLTDDELYINFSVDTVEGTFAIKEVI
- a CDS encoding DUF4815 domain-containing protein, which codes for MTKKYNRFDPADNWLSVDFVGGRRIQFAELEEMQSIALHRDKQLGDALFGSGHIVEGGQLLINKSKKEATVSPTRLYIDGLIHDLPETIMSINADGLETIGFKIEYKTITYEDDIRLLDPAIGFANFGNPGADRTVFRAMWVANDPTAVPMFQLDNGDVMNAKVPPEYEGITPILARRTHDASGSFLVSGMSGYIESKDENYVMLAVDAGKAYVQGFEILKPVPVRVDIPKSKEFLQVLNETKTYRSEFAKYALNSKPVKRINSITATVQVTKNVTRGNTAGTSDLLPNTPVVDIVEVSAGPTKYVKGVDYQQTGNTVDWSLSGAEPAGGTSYSVTFRYTKTMVAGVDYKQNSNDVEFLGGDRPVEQTTFQTTYEFYLARKDVYYLTENGDIKVLHGQPSIFPSKPLIPLNVLELGELYVPPNSDRVEVTNYKPKRLTMLDLRSLLDRLERAEYNQALNELDTQAQISDPLLVKKGIFTDNFTNFERTDVFHPDFDASIDPERKELTLPVDQTFVDLVFDKSKSTVRFHDRLVTMDYTEELLEQQLYATETMNVNPYMVFGNVGTIRLNPSTDIWVEESTVTRTVTEWWNNWWTDSRTETKVILDQDVQFLRQRTVEVTGEGFEPLADNIKATFDGIRVNLTPISGTEAGTQAGTIKADGSGKFKCRFTVPPNVRTGTREVRFYNEI
- a CDS encoding DUF2577 domain-containing protein, with amino-acid sequence MKSLIQTIAKQQSDTQKPVEYMEAEVIQAPPDLKIRLKGNDKLIIPKELIVLSEYVTNHRRQIKLTGKLDFSGGTAGGNTRTENIVSVSLDKGDAFFDGEIEFMNELQEGEIIIVSRLQGGQKFIILDRQRTY